In the Thermogemmata fonticola genome, TAAGAAGATAGGTAACCAGAGAGTGAATATTTTTCTGAAAGTTTATATTTATTGTATCATATAGTTGATAATTAAGGCAAAGTATCATAGAAAATATTACCGTCAATGTTAGTTATATACCTCATTAAAGTTTTGTAATTTTATACAATTCTGTAAATAGAATAATTAATTACAATCCATCAAAAGATTGTGAACTGTGGCCTCAACGCTCTTCGGGAATGCAACGACTAACTTATGCTGCTCACCAGGCTTCCAACTCTTTGTACTTTCTCGCAATACATCGAGGTAGTGCGAAAGGTCTTCCTTCGCAAGGTTTGGCAAATCGCGATGTAGGATTACTACTCGATATTGCTCAATCCAAGAAAGATCCCGTAAGCAGTCTAACAGAGCATTCCAGTTAAAACCAAAGTAACCTAGTAACCTAAGCTTATCAAAGAAAGCTTCAAAAAGAGTATTGGCATCTCTTATCGACGGAGGGATATGAACTACGAAATCCTGCCGTTCGTCGAACAACAGGCCGTCTGTATAGAAAAGAAATCCGCAGTTTTCTTGCTGTGTCATGGCTAATCGACTCGAATAAAAGTTCGGTAATGGTCAGGGATGTAGTATATCTCTCCACCCTGCCCCACAACCAGACGTTGTGGACCTGGACCAGAGATTCCAGGAGTGGGAGGGACGTATTCACGATAATAACCATATGGTTTGACTGGCAACTCGGGAGTGGTCTTACCAGGTAAGGGCTTATTCTTAAAGATACCCCCGTCATTACAATGGGGAAACCTAATACCTGCTCTAATTCTGTCCAATGTTAGTTGAAGATCAACAATACCTGTCAGAACCTTTCCTGTTCGTATATCTTTGATAGTAACACCATGAACAAACCGAACGGTTCGACTCGGTACAATCGGTTGACGTGGTACCGCCGTCTCTGAAGTAGTAACAAGTTGTCTACCCGCTGGGACCATGGCCATGGCGATGGCCGTAGAAGTCCCAATGATGTAGATGTCCCGATAGGCATTGATGCCCGTCTGACGCAGCT is a window encoding:
- a CDS encoding ribonuclease domain-containing protein encodes the protein MDLYRTVGNNPLNSLDPSGLDRIDYHDDGTGQTLVWYVPERWFWQGDGPRQFVGVLVQVNGQLYVRRYIDRQALFIPLHLVEQTTGFWADSVKDWKQWFQQNGQTDLSSTVASGWAQEFGVDLTRTVAELRQTGINAYRDIYIIGTSTAIAMAMVPAGRQLVTTSETAVPRQPIVPSRTVRFVHGVTIKDIRTGKVLTGIVDLQLTLDRIRAGIRFPHCNDGGIFKNKPLPGKTTPELPVKPYGYYREYVPPTPGISGPGPQRLVVGQGGEIYYIPDHYRTFIRVD
- a CDS encoding barstar family protein, whose protein sequence is MTQQENCGFLFYTDGLLFDERQDFVVHIPPSIRDANTLFEAFFDKLRLLGYFGFNWNALLDCLRDLSWIEQYRVVILHRDLPNLAKEDLSHYLDVLRESTKSWKPGEQHKLVVAFPKSVEATVHNLLMDCN